A portion of the Platichthys flesus chromosome 7, fPlaFle2.1, whole genome shotgun sequence genome contains these proteins:
- the LOC133956667 gene encoding YTH domain-containing family protein 1-like isoform X1 codes for MSATSIDPQRSKGQASKVQNGSLHQKETVHDNDFEPYLTGQSTQNNSYQSITDPYLSSYYAPSIGFPYPLSEAPWSTGGDPPIPYLTPYGALSNGDHHFMPDTVFGQPGGLGSSIYPHRFNFFPENPAFSAWGTSGSQGQQTQSSAYGGSYSYPPSSLGGTMVPDGQTGFHSDTLNKAPGMNSLEQGMVGLKIGGDVTGQGSGIKAVGSVIGGPAVATGNGATPIGMPPPKPTSWASIASKPAKMQQLKSKVKPGMTNLGGALPPPPIKHNMNIGTWEKGPGTKVATAPMQQQHLGMPHGMSHQAAMQQGPMQPPHQSMMQPQMQPMALQPPHHHHQHHQPPPQPYQNHTQPPPPQTRWVAPRNRNQGYGQGGPCPDVSGVMGLVCGGNIGPQSSANQGPGGESHPVLDKLRANHSYNPKEFEWNLKNGRVFIIKSYSEDDIHRSIKYSIWCSTEHGNKRLDSAFRAMNAKGPVYLLFSVNGSGHFCGVAEMRSPVDYGTSAGVWAQDKWKGKFDVDWLFVKDVPNSQLRHIRLENNDNKPVTNSRDTQEVPLEKAKQVLKIIATYKHTTSIFDDFSHYEKRQEEEEEVRETFEPPPIQNRSRLDQERQNRNKQ; via the exons ATGTCTGCCACAAGCATTGACCCTCAG AGATCAAAAGGACAAGCGTCTAAAG TGCAAAATGGTTCACTGCATCAGAAGGAGACTGTCCATGACAATGACTTTGAGCCTTACCTCACTGGTCAATCAACTCAG AACAACAGCTACCAGTCCATCACCGACCCCTACCTGTCCAGCTACTACGCCCCCTCAATTGGATTTCCGTACCCCCTCAGTGAGGCTCCCTGGTCCACAGGAGGGGACCCTCCTATTCCATACCTCACACCCTACGGAGCCTTAAGTAATGGAGACCATCATTTCATGCCGGACACTGTGTTTGGCCAGCCGGGGGGCCTGGGAAGCAGCATCTACCCCCACAGGTTTAACTTTTTCCCTGAAAATCCTGCCTTCTCTGCTTGGGGCACAAGTGGTTCCCAGGGCCAGCAGACTCAAAGTTCAGCTTATGGTGGCAGCTACAGCTATCCTCCCAGCTCCCTGGGGGGTACCATGGTGCCTGATGGTCAGACGGGCTTTCACAGTGACACCCTCAACAAAGCCCCTGGTATGAACAGCCTGGAGCAGGGCATGGTTGGCCTGAAGATCGGAGGGGATGTCACAGGACAGGGATCCGGCATCAAGGCTGTGGGATCTGTGATTGGTGGACCTGCAGTGGCCACAGGAAATGGAGCCACACCTATTGGCATGCCCCCACCTAAACCAACCTCCTGGGCGTCCATCGCCAGCAAGCCTGCCAagatgcagcagctgaaatcTAAGGTAAAGCCAGGGATGACCAATCTAGGAGGAGCTCTGCCCCCGCCCCCCAtcaaacacaacatgaacaTTGGGACCTGGGAAAAGGGCCCAGGGACTAAAGTAGCCACAGCTccaatgcagcagcagcatctagGCATGCCTCATGGTATGTCTCATCAAGCCGCCATGCAGCAAGGACCGATGCAGCCCCCTCACCAGTCGATGATGCAGCCCCAGATGCAGCCTATGGCCTTACAGcccccccatcatcatcatcagcaccaTCAACCTCCACCTCAGCCCTACCAGAACCATACCCAGCCCCCACCACCCCAGACCCGCTGGGTTGCCCCACGCAACCGTAACCAAGGTTATGGGCAAGGGGGCCCCTGCCCAGACGTTAGTGGTGTGATGGGTTTGGTTTGTGGTGGGAACATTGGCCCCCAGTCTTCTGCCAACCAGGGACCTGGTGGAGAGTCCCATCCAGTGCTGGATAAGCTGCGTGCCAACCACAGCTACAATCCCAAGGAATTTGAATGGAACCTGAAGAACGGTCGTGTCTTCATCATTAAGAGCTACTCTGAGGACGATATACATCGCTCCATCAAGTACTCGATCTGGTGCAGCACGGAGCACGGCAACAAGCGGCTGGACTCAGCCTTCCGGGCCATGAATGCTAAAGGTCCTGTGTACCTGCTGTTCAGTGTCAACGGCAGTGGTCATTTCTGCGGTGTGGCGGAGATGCGTTCACCAGTGGACTATGGCACCAGTGCAGGTGTTTGGGCACAGGACAAGTGGAAGGGCAAGTTTGACGTGGACTGGTTGTTTGTAAAAGATGTACCTAATAGCCAGCTGCGCCACATCCGCCTGGAGAACAACGACAACAAGCCAGTGACCAACTCACGCGACACCCAGGAGGTCCCTCTGGAGAAGGCCAAGCAGGTGCTCAAGATCATCGCTACCTACAAACACACCACCTCCATCTTTGATGACTTCTCCCATTATGagaagaggcaggaggaggaggaagaggtgcgTGAG ACCTTTGAACCTCCTCCAATACAAAACCGCTCTCGGTTGGATCAG GAGCGCCAAAACAGGAATAAACAATAG
- the LOC133956667 gene encoding YTH domain-containing family protein 1-like isoform X2 → MSATSIDPQRSKGQASKVQNGSLHQKETVHDNDFEPYLTGQSTQNNSYQSITDPYLSSYYAPSIGFPYPLSEAPWSTGGDPPIPYLTPYGALSNGDHHFMPDTVFGQPGGLGSSIYPHRFNFFPENPAFSAWGTSGSQGQQTQSSAYGGSYSYPPSSLGGTMVPDGQTGFHSDTLNKAPGMNSLEQGMVGLKIGGDVTGQGSGIKAVGSVIGGPAVATGNGATPIGMPPPKPTSWASIASKPAKMQQLKSKVKPGMTNLGGALPPPPIKHNMNIGTWEKGPGTKVATAPMQQQHLGMPHGMSHQAAMQQGPMQPPHQSMMQPQMQPMALQPPHHHHQHHQPPPQPYQNHTQPPPPQTRWVAPRNRNQGYGQGGPCPDVSGVMGLVCGGNIGPQSSANQGPGGESHPVLDKLRANHSYNPKEFEWNLKNGRVFIIKSYSEDDIHRSIKYSIWCSTEHGNKRLDSAFRAMNAKGPVYLLFSVNGSGHFCGVAEMRSPVDYGTSAGVWAQDKWKGKFDVDWLFVKDVPNSQLRHIRLENNDNKPVTNSRDTQEVPLEKAKQVLKIIATYKHTTSIFDDFSHYEKRQEEEEETFEPPPIQNRSRLDQERQNRNKQ, encoded by the exons ATGTCTGCCACAAGCATTGACCCTCAG AGATCAAAAGGACAAGCGTCTAAAG TGCAAAATGGTTCACTGCATCAGAAGGAGACTGTCCATGACAATGACTTTGAGCCTTACCTCACTGGTCAATCAACTCAG AACAACAGCTACCAGTCCATCACCGACCCCTACCTGTCCAGCTACTACGCCCCCTCAATTGGATTTCCGTACCCCCTCAGTGAGGCTCCCTGGTCCACAGGAGGGGACCCTCCTATTCCATACCTCACACCCTACGGAGCCTTAAGTAATGGAGACCATCATTTCATGCCGGACACTGTGTTTGGCCAGCCGGGGGGCCTGGGAAGCAGCATCTACCCCCACAGGTTTAACTTTTTCCCTGAAAATCCTGCCTTCTCTGCTTGGGGCACAAGTGGTTCCCAGGGCCAGCAGACTCAAAGTTCAGCTTATGGTGGCAGCTACAGCTATCCTCCCAGCTCCCTGGGGGGTACCATGGTGCCTGATGGTCAGACGGGCTTTCACAGTGACACCCTCAACAAAGCCCCTGGTATGAACAGCCTGGAGCAGGGCATGGTTGGCCTGAAGATCGGAGGGGATGTCACAGGACAGGGATCCGGCATCAAGGCTGTGGGATCTGTGATTGGTGGACCTGCAGTGGCCACAGGAAATGGAGCCACACCTATTGGCATGCCCCCACCTAAACCAACCTCCTGGGCGTCCATCGCCAGCAAGCCTGCCAagatgcagcagctgaaatcTAAGGTAAAGCCAGGGATGACCAATCTAGGAGGAGCTCTGCCCCCGCCCCCCAtcaaacacaacatgaacaTTGGGACCTGGGAAAAGGGCCCAGGGACTAAAGTAGCCACAGCTccaatgcagcagcagcatctagGCATGCCTCATGGTATGTCTCATCAAGCCGCCATGCAGCAAGGACCGATGCAGCCCCCTCACCAGTCGATGATGCAGCCCCAGATGCAGCCTATGGCCTTACAGcccccccatcatcatcatcagcaccaTCAACCTCCACCTCAGCCCTACCAGAACCATACCCAGCCCCCACCACCCCAGACCCGCTGGGTTGCCCCACGCAACCGTAACCAAGGTTATGGGCAAGGGGGCCCCTGCCCAGACGTTAGTGGTGTGATGGGTTTGGTTTGTGGTGGGAACATTGGCCCCCAGTCTTCTGCCAACCAGGGACCTGGTGGAGAGTCCCATCCAGTGCTGGATAAGCTGCGTGCCAACCACAGCTACAATCCCAAGGAATTTGAATGGAACCTGAAGAACGGTCGTGTCTTCATCATTAAGAGCTACTCTGAGGACGATATACATCGCTCCATCAAGTACTCGATCTGGTGCAGCACGGAGCACGGCAACAAGCGGCTGGACTCAGCCTTCCGGGCCATGAATGCTAAAGGTCCTGTGTACCTGCTGTTCAGTGTCAACGGCAGTGGTCATTTCTGCGGTGTGGCGGAGATGCGTTCACCAGTGGACTATGGCACCAGTGCAGGTGTTTGGGCACAGGACAAGTGGAAGGGCAAGTTTGACGTGGACTGGTTGTTTGTAAAAGATGTACCTAATAGCCAGCTGCGCCACATCCGCCTGGAGAACAACGACAACAAGCCAGTGACCAACTCACGCGACACCCAGGAGGTCCCTCTGGAGAAGGCCAAGCAGGTGCTCAAGATCATCGCTACCTACAAACACACCACCTCCATCTTTGATGACTTCTCCCATTATGagaagaggcaggaggaggaggaagag ACCTTTGAACCTCCTCCAATACAAAACCGCTCTCGGTTGGATCAG GAGCGCCAAAACAGGAATAAACAATAG